The Wansuia hejianensis genomic interval TTGTGGTGAACCTGCATCATGTGAAGAATCTGAAGGGCTATGACATGTTCATGACTAACGGTGAGATCCTGCCGCTGTCTCAGAAAAAATCGGCTGAGCTCCGGGAAATGCTGACCAGATGGTTGGCACAGCAGATTTAGAAGGAGGATAAAATGGCGGCAGCGGTCAATATTCTGATGGCGTTTTTGGAAACAGCGGTATTTTGCATCTGTCAGTATAGCTTTATGAAAAATAATGACCAGGTGATCTATAGCAGGAAAATATATTATTTTTTTGGATTTTTTGTTTTGGGAGCCGGGAGCTTCGGTTTTACCATAGTGGGAAGAATCATTGCCAATGAATGGATAACCCTGGAATTTCAGGTGATTTGGGTGATAGTCCTGGGGCTTCTGCTGTTCCACAGAAAGGTCCTGGATCTTTTTCTGGATCTTTTGTTTTCTGTCATGCTTTTCCTGGCAATGGAAGTTGGAATCATGCTGCTTAATTTTATGTTTTTTTCCCGGATTCTAATTTTAAACGTCTGGAGCGGAAGCATAATAATGGCAGTGAAGATCGTACTGATGGTTTGCGTTACGGCTTTGGTGGTTTCCTGGAGGAAACAACAGCAGATCATCCGGGTAAAAAAGAAGCAGATAGCGTTAATTCTGACGCTGCCGTTGTTCAGTATTCTGTTCATGTACTCACTGGTGCGGGTGGCGGAGATCTACATAGATTTGATGGGGAGCCGTCTGATCCTGATCAATGTGGTTGCCTTGCTTCTGGTTAATTTCTGTTTTCTGTATCTGTTCAGCCGCTGGATGCGGGCCGATCAACTGGAGCAGGAGCTGAGAGCTTTTCAGATACAGAGTGAACTGCAATATAAATACTATGAAGACATGGAACGGAAGTACAGAGAATCCAGAAAGATTCTTCACGATATGAAAAATCATCTTCAGGCTGTGGAAAGCCTGTACCAGGAGGGGGCAGGAAGCAATGCGGATGAGGAGAGCCGCGGGAACCGCTATGTAAAAGACCTGTATCATATGGTGAACATGCTGGGTGAGAAGTTTTACAGCTCCAATCATATGCTTAACATTATCTGCAATGACAAACTTTCTGCCGCCCGGCGGCGGGGAATCAGAGTAGCGGCGGAAATAGGAGACGTGGATTTTTCGGATCTGAAAGATATAGATATAACTACAATTTTTGCAAACCTATTGGATAATGCCACAGATGCGGCAGCCGAATCAGGGCAGGACCGGTTTATTGAGATGAAAATCCAGGAGATCCAGAATTTCCGGGTAATCAGCATCATAAATTCGATACCTGAACAGCGCCTCTTGACTTATGAGCCTGGCAAGGTGGATCGTTCAGCCCAGCCAGACCGGCAGGGGAGATCCATTGACGCTGATCAACAAGGTATACCCGCAGAGCACCTCGTAATGCATGCCCTGGCGGGCGGGGGAACAGCTTATGCTGTTCAACAGGATAGAGCGAACAGGCAGAAAAAGAAAGGGCATATGGGGATCGGGCTGGAGAATGTCAGAAGGACTTTGGCGGTTTACCATGGCACGCTTCAGTGTGAGGAAACCGGCGGCGAATATCGTGTCAGCATTATGCTGCCTAAGAAGGAGGAGCTATGATTTACGGGATAATCAGTCTTATCATGTGTGTGGGAATTCCCGTCCTGGGTGGAATTTATCTGTCGGCGCGGGGAAGGCCGGCGTTCTGGTCATTTCTGGCAGGTATGCTGTCTTTTGCATTGACACAGCTGGTTGTGCGGCTTCCTCTGCTGCGGTATCTGAGCACCCACTGGGACTGGTTTATGCTTTTGCCTTATACCGGATATTTTCTCTATATGGGCCTTCTGGCAATTTCGGCAGGATTGTTTGAGGAGACCGGGAGAGTGGCCTGTCTGGGACTTCTGAGAAGGGGGAAGACCGGATGGATACACGGACTTGCCTTTGGTCTGGGGCACGGAGGGGTTGAATCGATATGGATCGGGCTTGGC includes:
- a CDS encoding sensor histidine kinase; translation: MAAAVNILMAFLETAVFCICQYSFMKNNDQVIYSRKIYYFFGFFVLGAGSFGFTIVGRIIANEWITLEFQVIWVIVLGLLLFHRKVLDLFLDLLFSVMLFLAMEVGIMLLNFMFFSRILILNVWSGSIIMAVKIVLMVCVTALVVSWRKQQQIIRVKKKQIALILTLPLFSILFMYSLVRVAEIYIDLMGSRLILINVVALLLVNFCFLYLFSRWMRADQLEQELRAFQIQSELQYKYYEDMERKYRESRKILHDMKNHLQAVESLYQEGAGSNADEESRGNRYVKDLYHMVNMLGEKFYSSNHMLNIICNDKLSAARRRGIRVAAEIGDVDFSDLKDIDITTIFANLLDNATDAAAESGQDRFIEMKIQEIQNFRVISIINSIPEQRLLTYEPGKVDRSAQPDRQGRSIDADQQGIPAEHLVMHALAGGGTAYAVQQDRANRQKKKGHMGIGLENVRRTLAVYHGTLQCEETGGEYRVSIMLPKKEEL
- a CDS encoding YhfC family glutamic-type intramembrane protease, coding for MIYGIISLIMCVGIPVLGGIYLSARGRPAFWSFLAGMLSFALTQLVVRLPLLRYLSTHWDWFMLLPYTGYFLYMGLLAISAGLFEETGRVACLGLLRRGKTGWIHGLAFGLGHGGVESIWIGLGSVLPAMLNGTASLAGASVLLAGVERICAMGFHVLMTYVVLEGIQRHKKLLFWLLAVLLHGLFDFTIAFQNQILIWSVLAGGLVMGAAAVLWTRKHWKEEDL